The following proteins are encoded in a genomic region of Plasmodium chabaudi chabaudi strain AS genome assembly, chromosome: 1:
- a CDS encoding zinc finger protein, putative produces the protein MSIGVPVTKSFNKLKKYPYEINKFDRRETNEYFYLPVDCPRMKKCDDAYCPLAHTKLEKIFHPIVYKTQACQMAKDGACDYFQKCAFYHDSNDKNEAHLNWTIWEKKWDKWRNNIDSILTQHNKNDKEIRRKVESILKIRMPHFSYTTNKNNLFLNKSTSFHSTWPSLNNNNTGIPNMESVDIGNMGNIGTIGSIGPTGNSNIGSSIMESGNIGNNSKLNNINNLLCKSMNSALFQYSSSIFNNTWSKGIKGNKKHIKNNNDNKNSNMWWLNQINDIEIMNLDKNVHNINENNINKNSIYCDETLSYNSNNGTECGVNYDILDNNAYKIVEFCFTDYDNNNNSNNNSNNNNTINSNRNKNKWKDTADASNGQSLNSFFSQSTKGLSNDINYLQNINNNNYNNQRNNIFQCINYNKTCEYVPNISEGIDDNKNKKYNTLDTNYRDNFLADMNNSNKNFDFINSTFFSNSSNDITGTENYVNFPTMLEMIDDENNAIRNNAFSTGDGTTNNNYNNGNDDNKNNEKENDNDCNGNITNTASYTDGFSTFYNNNTSITIDNNIKGFTNLDNCNTFDNLNFDDTIKNNISNLIFSGEDKEHIKGMKIKKEEENIDSGNVNGDMKNIEKELEENNETEDKEIKGDAGVNTGNIIGSGNNTKGVNKALKKNKNKKGAINNATSNNNNNSSNNTESVLSNTIGDEESKNSSIINSNEVKTDINDKKKNPKKENRNLKNSNSEKDQCEKGGSKKIQSCVSKMGSNNSSVSMNENACLENDKNKSVKCKNNENNKKGAYSKNANINGDKNMSKSVKKNITENFVSNNNDDVDKKNVEKNKAKNGEKNKFDNKDNTGSIQLNRKYSDVLGENIISGSEWNNTIKGLDKNKVNDNLINNNGKADKRKTNNNNTFSNSINKRESENDISNNDSIIVENSGLSLIYNSYYSEKESKKGKIENKKKNIIVDIENVNNIEQNNIMVNEKRDNNSITERCKNNTDILYSNTPSNNNLFKYDHNLLINRGENKNENVDRNMSSHMKESFCDYTNNNENKCDGNSILTKRVNTEYIFNNANNIGMNNIKNSGDKKYKDSNYINSKDNLFVLKTIEYNKTNNEAIEDNNRGIYNNYIINDVDSSINIENKPAHLENINTDSTHIKDDININDVMDNISPDNSERINDPLNDVLNGALNGILNGALDKTMDSIFKIDTAPGDTYNELFNTLASNSNNSGHNNAQNDEVQENTTNNGQTNESCDYTNNLLNIFLSCNSINENFDITNSVNTNFYEHNKSDTVTFNNSDKYTPEKYGGLNNSSNYFNLFGNYNLYGSTCLQCKHYKNEIKNLISQIKVLREEIIKYKQAIITYGINVNKDNTINPCNYKWDNSKKFNSIYEKNYISSVEAND, from the coding sequence atgagTATCGGTGTTCCTGTAACCAAATCTTTTAACAAGTTGAAAAAGTACCCAtacgaaataaataaatttgataGAAGAGaaacaaatgaatatttttatttgccaGTTGATTGCCCTCgtatgaaaaaatgtgaTGATGCATATTGCCCATTAGCTCATACAAAATTagagaaaatatttcatcCAATAGTTTATAAAACACAAGCTTGCCAAATGGCTAAAGATGGAGCATgtgattattttcaaaaatgcGCTTTTTATCATGATTCAAATGACAAAAATGAAGCTCATTTGAATTGGACTATttgggaaaaaaaatgggaCAAATGGAGGAATAATATTGATAGCATTTTAACacaacataataaaaatgataaagaaataCGAAGAAAAGTAGaaagtatattaaaaattcgTATGCCGCATTTTAGTTATACCacgaataaaaataacttatttttgaataaaaGTACATCATTTCACTCTACATGGCCTAGCctcaataataataatactggAATTCCTAACATGGAAAGTGTTGACATAGGAAATATGGGGAATATTGGGACTATCGGCAGTATTGGACCAACTGGAAACTCAAACATTGGAAGTAGCATTATGGAAAGCGGCAATATTGGAAATAACAGCAAATTgaacaatataaataaccTTTTATGTAAATCTATGAATTCTGCATTGTTTCAATATTCAAgttctatatttaataatacatgGAGTAAAGGAATAAAGgggaataaaaaacatataaaaaataataacgataataaaaatagtaatatgTGGTGGCTTAATCAAATTAATGACATTGAAATTATGAACTTAGACAAAAATGTGCATaacataaatgaaaataatataaataaaaatagcatTTATTGTGACGAAACTTTAAGTTATAATAGCAATAACGGAACAGAATGTGGAGTaaattatgatattttAGATAATAATGCGTATAAAATTGTTGAGTTTTGTTTTACTGATTATGATAATAACAacaatagtaataataacagtaacaataataatactatCAATAGCAATAggaacaaaaataaatggaaaGACACCGCAGATGCTTCCAATGGACAGTCACTgaattcctttttttcacaAAGCACAAAGGGATTGagtaatgatataaattatttacaaaacatcaataataataattataacaatcaaagaaataacatttttcaatgtataaattataataaaacatgcGAATATGTACCCAATATATCAGAAGGTattgatgataataaaaataaaaaatataatacctTGGATACTAATTACAGAGACAATTTTCTAGCAGATATGAATAAttctaataaaaattttgattttataaattccaCCTTTTTTTCAAACAGCTCAAATGATATAACTGGAACAGAAAACTATGTAAACTTTCCTACTATGTTAGAGATGAttgatgatgaaaataatgctATTAGGAATAATGCTTTTTCTACTGGTGATGGAACTacgaataataattataataatggaaatgatgataataaaaataatgagaaGGAGAATGATAATGACTGTAATGGCAATATTACTAATACTGCTTCTTATACTGATGGTTTTTCTACATTctacaataataatactagCATTACTAtcgataataatataaaaggtTTTACTAACCTTGATAATTGCAACActtttgataatttaaattttgatgacacaattaaaaataatataagcaatttaatattttctggTGAAGATAAAGAACATATAAAAGGgatgaaaattaaaaaagaagaagaaaatatagacAGTGGGAATGTGAATGGAGACATGAAAAACATAGAAAAGGAgttagaagaaaataatgaaacagAAGACAAGGAAATAAAAGGGGATGCAGGAGTCAATACAGGTAATATTATAGGATCTGGAAATAACACCAAAGGTGTAAATAAGGctctgaaaaaaaacaaaaacaaaaaaggcgcaataaataatgcaactagtaataacaataataacaGTAGTAATAATACAGAATCTGTGCTTTCTAACACCATTGGAGATGAGGAATCTAAAAATTCAAGCATAATAAACAGCAATGAAGTAAAAACtgatataaatgataaaaagaaaaatcctaaaaaggaaaatcgaaacttaaaaaatagtaatagtGAAAAAGATCAATGCGAAAAAGGTGGAAGCAAAAAGATTCAAAGCTGCGTTAGCAAAATGGGAAGCAATAATAGTAGTGTAAGTATGAATGAAAACGCATGCCTGGAAaatgacaaaaataaaagtgtaaaatgcaaaaataatgaaaataataaaaaaggtgCATACTCAAAAAATGCCAACATTAATGGAGATAAGAATATGAGCAAATCTGtcaagaaaaatattactgAAAACTTTGTTAGCAATAACAATGATGATGTTGATAAGAAGAatgtggaaaaaaataaagcaaaaaatggtgagaaaaataaatttgataataagGATAATACAGGATCTATACAAttaaatagaaaatatagTGACGTTTTAggagaaaatataataagcGGAAGCGAATGGAATAATACTATTAAAGGcttagataaaaataaggtGAATGATAATTTGATCAATAATAATGGGAAAGCTGATAAAAGAAAGAcgaataacaataatacatttagcaatagtataaataaaagagagtctgaaaatgatataagCAATAATGATAGTATTATAGTAGAGAATTCTGGTTTAAgcttaatatataatagttaTTATAGCGAAAAGGAGTccaaaaaaggaaaaatagaaaataaaaaaaaaaatataattgtcGATATCGAAAATGTGAATAATATAGAACAGAATAACATTATGGTGAATGAAAAAAGAGATAACAACAGTATTACAGAACGCTGTAAAAACAATACGGACATATTATACTCGAATACTCCAAGCAATAATaatctttttaaatatgacCACAACTTATTGATAAATAGAGGTgagaataaaaatgaaaatgtagACAGAAATATGAGCAGCCATATGAAGGAATCATTTTGTGATTATACTAACaataatgaaaacaaaTGTGATGGAAATAGCATTTTAACAAAAAGGGTTAACacagaatatattttcaataatgCCAACAATATTGGCATGaacaatattaaaaatagtggtgataaaaaatataaggatagcaattatataaatagtaaagataatttgtttgttttaaaaacaatagAGTATAATAAAACGAATAATGAAGCAATtgaagataataatagaggtatttataacaattatataataaatgatgtTGATAGTTccataaatatagaaaataaaccAGCACAtcttgaaaatattaatactGATTCTACTCATATAAaagatgatataaatataaatgatgtAATGGACAATATCAGCCCCGATAATAGTGAGAGAATAAATGATCCATTAAATGATGTGTTAAACGGCGCATTAAATGGTATATTAAATGGGGCATTAGACAAAACTATGGatagtatttttaaaatagatACCGCACCTGGTGATACATATAATGAGTTGTTTAATACATTAGCAAGTAATAGTAATAACAGTGGCCATAACAACGCACAAAATGACGAAGTTCAGGAAAATACTACGAATAATGGGCAAACCAACGAATCATGCGACTacacaaataatttattaaatatatttttatcatgtAATAGCATAAATGAAAACTTTGATATAACAAATTCAGTTAACACCAATTTTTATGAGCATAATAAAAGCGATACAGTAACATTTAATAATAGTGATAAATATACACCAGAAAAATATGGAGGGCTTAATAACTCTTCGAATTATTTCAATCTGTTtggaaattataatttgtatgGAAGCACCTGCTTGCAATGCaaacattataaaaatgaaattaaaaatttaatatctcaaataaaagttttaagggaagaaattataaaatataaacaagctattattacatatggaataaatgtaaataaagaCAATACGATTAACCCTTGTAATTATAAATGggataattcaaaaaaatttaatagtatatatgaaaaaaattatatatcttCGGTTGAAGCAAATGACTAA
- a CDS encoding ATP-dependent RNA helicase, putative encodes MSENIDDLFNVFEEDETKTNLLNNGKGLDDLNVIAEEQYGQDNMAYTNERIANNKTTAGENNENKIEMEINYDSSEYNAPIDYKINVDNIISNHKSNNKIKDQVKEEIYNEVGSINGNNNLLNNKIRKTNEENNKTKAHKEPIREKLIENSKTINNDDVLVLEEFGSDVNCIHKCVRPQSYVHNKLNESITPARTYKFELDTFQKKSIECLERNESVLVSAHTSAGKTVIAEYAIALGLRDKQRVIYTSPIKALSNQKYRDLSEEFKDVGLITGDISINPEASIIVMTTEILRSMLYRGSSLTKEVKWVIFDEIHYMRDRDRGVIWEETIILLPLMVRFIFLSATIPNGIQFAEWVSSIKNQACHIVYTDYRPTPLQHYIYPTSSESVFLICDENKNFKRDNFIKAVNALKDRSALDENNHSGGNNKFNKRMRKNTYDIEKIVQMCHSRNYTPLIIFAFSKKECEVNATTLNKVNLTDDSEKAVIKELYENAIQILADDDRALPQVQFILPLLLRGIGIHHGGLLPIIKEIIEIMFQESLLKVLFSTETFSMGINMPAKTVVFTSLKKFDGVEKRLITSGEYIQMAGRAGRRGLDDRGIVIIMLDSPLHWTDAEKLFVGEANRLISQFHLGYNMILNLLRIEGITPEFMIERSFIQYQMKKNLFEQIFASKKVEQKSQEILNILTNIYLDQNGEEFTKAYLLNQVKTNDVETILKNINVKNEGTPYLLQNNDPNDPKTINDYNNSEPSNTELKNYITIFSEISNYYKTRNTLVELGENYRSLLTSKKNIAQYLTMGRLLYAVEDDMKWGWCICIEGKMTEEKYNTNHKKNSAGYNRNTGNGNHIIGYDSNHTDSCNDTQFNKKNSVEDNRNNTNILVVECLVPYVQNKKRKLPQNDDDDDGENSQKRDLEFLPAHDRLKAQWKVMTFYIKCIYQISAVVLNIEKPFDKSSEEEIEKVRNKYNTMVSCLKGENNIPVISPNQMNIKDDAFFKIVKNIYYYENLLNKNKLLNNKNLNRYYQLYSKYVALQFEKNILDCSIEQCKFIVLKKELNNMLILLESLNYIEITYKTHEKNQINDQPNHSESENYQNQIDTNNEKLLTQNGTHNDITNKNNNDEKNYVVTMKGQIASAILSVDELVISELFFSNFFSKYTYDYICAFLSCFVYDESSKEITINDPILIEGYQQITKTATIIANKMNQCGMNINVKEYLEKFKSAIMPIVLLWARGHSFMDILADSQIYEGSIIRTLRRLDELLRQMICAFRGINNDNMCETLTTATKKLRRGIPFSPSLYL; translated from the exons atgtctGAAAATATTGATGACTTATTTAATGTTTTTGAGGAGGATGAGACAAAAACAAACCTATTAAATAATGGCAAAGGACTCGACGATCTAAATGTTATTGCAGAAGAGCAATATGGTCAAGACAATATGGCCTATACAAACGAACGGATTGCAAATAACAAAACAACAGCGGgcgaaaataatgaaaataaaattgaaatggaaataaattacGATAGCTCCGAATATAATGCCCCAATAGACTACAAGATAAATGTTGACAATATAATAAGCAATCataaaagtaataataaaataaaagatcaagttaaagaagaaatatataatgaggTAGGAAGtataaatggaaataataatttgcttaataataaaataagaaaaacgaatgaagaaaataataaaacaaaagcACATAAAGAACCTATTCGGGAAAAACTAATTGAAAATAGCAAgacaataaataatgatgatgtTTTAGTTTTAGAGGAATTTGGTAGCGATGTGAATTGCATACATAAGTGTGTTAGACCTCAAAGCTATgtacataataaattaaatgaatcTATAACACCTGCTAgaacatataaatttgagTTAGATacttttcaaaaaaaatcaatagAATGCTTAGAAAGAAATGAAAGTGTTTTAGTATCTGCTCATACATCTGCTGGGAAAACCGTTATAGCAGAATATGCAATAGCATTAGGATTGAGAGATAAGCAAAGAGTAATTTATACAAGTCCTATAAAAGCATTAAGtaatcaaaaatatagagATTTGAGTGAAGAATTTAAAGATGTAGGATTAATTACAGGTGATATATCAATAAATCCAGAAGCATCTATAATAGTTATGACAACAGAAATTCTGAGATCTATGCTATATCGAGGATCTTCATTAACAAAAGAAGTTAAATGGGTCATATTTGATGaaattcattatatgaGAGATAGAGATAGAGGTGTTATATGGGAAGAGACTATTATATTGTTGCCATTAATGGTTCGATTCATTTTCTTAAGTGCTACCATACCAAATGGTATACAGTTTGCTGAATGGGTTAGTAGTATTAAAAACCAAGCATGCCACATTGTGTATACAGATTATAGGCCTACGCCTCTTcaacattatatttatcctACATCTAGTGAGAgtgtatttttaatatgtgatgaaaataaaaattttaaaagagataattttataaaggCGGTTAACGCACTGAAAGATAGAAGCGCATTAGACGAAAATAACCATAGTGGtggtaataataaatttaataaacgtatgagaaaaaatacatatgatattgaaaaaattgttcAAATGTGCCACTCTCGTAATTATACTcctttaattattttcgcATTTTCAAAGAAAGAATGCGAAGTTAATGCTACAACATTAAATAAGGTTAATTTAACTGATGATTCAGAAAAAGCAGTCataaaagaattatatgaaaatgctATCCAAATATTAGCAGATGACGATAGAGCATTACCACAAGTGCAGTTTATTTtaccattattattaagaGGGATTGGAATACATCATGGGGGATTGTTACCAATtattaaagaaattatAGAAATTATGTTTCAAGaatcattattaaaagTTTTATTTAGTACTGAAACATTTTCTATGGGTATAAATATGCCAGCCAAAACAGTCGTATTTACAtcactaaaaaaatttgatggGGTAGAAAAAAGATTAATTACATCAGGtgaatatattcaaatggCGGGAAGAGCTGGAAGAAGAGGACTAGATGATAGAggtattgttattattatgctaGATAGCCCATTACATTGGACAGATGCTGAAAAATTGTTTGTAGGCGAAGCTAATCGATTAATCAGCCAATTTCATTTAGGTTATAATatgatattaaatttattaagaATCGAAGGTATTACACCAGAATTTATGATCGAAAGATCTTTTATCCAAtatcaaatgaaaaaaaatttgtttgAACAAATCTTTGCATCAAAAAAAGTTGAACAAAAAAGTCaagaaattttaaatatattgacaaatatttatttagatCAAAATGGGGAAGAATTTACTAAagcttatttattaaatcaaGTTAAGACAAATGATGTggaaacaattttaaaaaatataaatgtaaaaaatgaaggAACACCTTATTTACTTCAAAATAATGATCCAAATGATCCCAAAACaataaatgattataataatagtgaACCTTCAAACACTGAActcaaaaattatattactaTATTTTCTGAAATATCTAATTACTATAAAACACGAAATACACTTGTTGAACTAGGGGAAAATTATAGATCATTATTAAcatctaaaaaaaatatagctcAATATTTGACCATGGGTAGATTACTATATGCTGTTGAGGATGACATGAAGTGGGGATGGTGTATTTGTATTGAAGGGAAAATGActgaagaaaaatataacactAATCATAAGAAAAATAGTGCAGGATATAATCGTAATACAGGAAATGGTAATCATATCATTGGATATGATAGCAATCACACCGATAGTTGCAACGATAcacaatttaataaaaaaaactctGTAGAAGataatagaaataatacaaaCATATTAGTCGTAGAATGTTTAGTTCCCTATGttcaaaacaaaaaacGAAAGTTACCTcaaaatgatgatgatgatgatggTGAAAATTCCCAAAAAAGGGATTTAGAATTTTTACCAGCTCATGATAGATTAAAAGCTCAATGGAAAGTCAtgacattttatataaaatgcatatatcaAATATCAGCAgttgttttaaatatagaaaaaccATTTGATAAATCTTCTGAAgaagaaattgaaaaagttagaaataaatataatactatGGTAAGCTGCTTAAAAGGCGAAAACAATATACCAGTTATTAGTCCAAATCAAATGAATATTAAAGATgatgcattttttaaaattgttaaaaatatttattattatgaaaatttattaaataaaaataaattattaaataataaaaatttaaatagaTATTATCAATTATATAGTAAATATGTTGCTTTgcaatttgaaaaaaacatactCGATTGCAGTATTGAACAATGTAAATTTATTgtcttaaaaaaagaattaaataatatgctcATCTTATTAGAAAGCTTAAACTATATTGaaattacatataaaactcatgaaaaaaatcaaataaatgatCAACCAAATCATTCCGAAAGCGAAAATTACCAAAACCAAATTGATACAAACAACGAAAAATTGCTTACACAAAATGGCACTCATAATGATATcactaataaaaataataatgacgaaaaaaattatgttgtTACAATGAAAGGACAAATAGCTAGTGCAATTTTAAGTGTAGATGAATTAGTTATAtctgaattatttttttcgaattTTTTCAGTAAATACACTtatgattatatatgcGCATTCTTATCATGTTTTGTATATGATGAATCAAGTAAAGAAATTACCATTAACGACCCTATACTTATCGAAGGATATCAGCAAATAACTAAAACTGCAACAATAATAgctaataaaatgaatcaATGTggaatgaatataaatgtaaaagaatatttggaaaaatttaaatcagCCATTATGCCTATTGTTTTGTTATGGGCTCGTGGTCACTCCTTCATGGATATTCTCGCAGATTcacaaatatatgaagGATCAATAATAAGAACATTAAG acGTTTGGATGAACTACTAAGACAAATGATTTGCGCATTTAGAGgaattaataatgataatatgtGTGAAACCTTAACCACCGCTACAAAAAAGTTGCGCCGGGGAATTCCATTTTCACCTTCCCTCTatttataa
- a CDS encoding MYND-type zinc finger protein, putative — protein MADDILKCVHSEFKYVLISSDINDQIKELKFKGAEEKFQSTLSSYFRRIIFDEKGKDELKETIQEKLKENTSNKKDENEENDENKNSLNEISPDLINTAIESSQTYQIIPLTVPTEQNNYYAINCYIDDIGRIKKLPYNSRASRICSTDIYGDAFLSKTYDNEDFKRCDFTIQEYEEFLKNPPKAENRWNQAQAMQDLLRQMKDQKEGVANTNAPVAKPPTCEHCYKEEKSLKRCGKCRKVYYCSVDCQRKDYVFHKRICS, from the exons ATGGCagatgatatattaaaatgtgtTCACTCtgaatttaaatatgttttaataaGTAGTGATATAAACGAccaaataaaagaattaaaattCAAAGGAGCAGAAGAAAAATTCCAAAGTACCTTAAGTTCATATTTTAGAAGAATAATTTTTGatgaaaaaggaaaagatgaattaaaagaaacaatccaagaaaaattaaaagaaaatactagtaataaaaaagatgaaaacgaagaaaatgatgaaaacaaaaattctttaaatgaaatatccCCTGATTTAATAAACACCGCAATCGAGTCATCTCAGACTTATCAAATCATTCCATTGACGGTACCAActgaacaaaataattactATGCAATTAATTGCTATATAGATGATATAGgacgaattaaaaaattgccATATAATAGTCGAGCGTCACGAATATGCAGTACAGACATATATGGAGATGCATTTTTGTCAAAAACATATGATAATGAAGATTTTAAAAGATGTGATTTTACAATACAAGAGTATGaagaatttttaaaaaatcctCCAAAGGCTGAAAACAg ATGGAACCAAGCCCAAGCTATGCAAGACTTATTAAGACAAATGAAAGACCAAAAAGAAGGAGTTGCAAATACCAATGCACCCGTTGCAAAACCTCCCACCTGTGAGCATTGCTATAAg GAGGAAAAATCATTAAAGAGGTGCGGAAAATGCAGAAAAGTTTATTACTGCTCAGTTGATTGCCAAAGAAAAGATTATGTTTTCCATAAAAGAATTTGTTCTTAg
- a CDS encoding liver merozoite formation protein, putative has protein sequence MKSPWRYKIIFLPFILLSSVLCNKTFFVDILNGINIRYNNKVPINRSGTNYYGQNISKNENRCSSMKHKFFIQNTAQPTITNETCDIEDNNRNANILKQYIYTLSHLSIFDIDKEKDIQLNISLLLKACLASYNYIKNIEIYTSNVKNKEICSFIYENRQNFEEYFNTQILMYEKFFNSNDNMEALLKSNVKDENIYKNDLEIYKQINNNNKEFKKAILEDIFFEAIRLNKMIQYSLAVDKYNLFSNPILFKLFMHFKTNGIYYNIFLNTINKIKYYYSIQNINDEYKNKIFKIVDNYIAILNNIDTIYKKNDGNIL, from the coding sequence ATGAAAAGCCCTTGGAGATACAAGATTATATTCCTCCCATTTATACTATTATCATCAGTCCTATGCAATAAAACTTTCTTTgtagatatattaaatggaATTAATATcagatataataataaggtACCCATAAATAGAAGCGgaacaaattattatggcCAGAATATCagcaaaaatgaaaatagatGCTCTTCTATGAAACATAAATtctttatacaaaatacaGCACAGCCAACTATAACCAATGAAACATGTGACATAGAAGATAACAATAGaaatgcaaatatattaaaacaatatatttatacattgTCCCATTTGAGCATTTTTGATattgataaagaaaaagatatacaacttaatatatctttattattaaaagcaTGCTTAgcatcatataattatattaaaaatattgaaatatatacttctaatgtcaaaaataaagaaatatgctcatttatatatgaaaatagaCAAAATTTTGAAGAGTATTTTAATACACAAATCTTAATGtatgaaaaattttttaattccaaTGATAATATGGAGGCGCTATTAAAATCCAATGTTAAAGacgaaaatatttataaaaacgatttagaaatttataaacaaattaacaacaataataaggaatttaaaaaagctATATTAGaagacatattttttgaggCCATAAGACTAAACAAAATGATCCAATATTCTCTCGCAGTagacaaatataatttgttcTCTAATCCTATCCTGTTCAAACTATTCATGCACTTTAAAACGAATggaatttattataatatattcttgAATACTATCAACAAGatcaaatattattattccatacaaaatattaacgacgaatataaaaacaagaTATTCAAAATTGTAGACAATTATATagcaattttaaataacatagatactatatataagaaGAATGATgggaatattttataa